Proteins encoded together in one Aeromonas encheleia window:
- a CDS encoding DUF922 domain-containing protein, whose product MGLFSRIGMVAALMYAASSGAEPSHYAGIRVAPDIKVDFQFYRVSGADVATVMRQIARQAPAQAGGHIGKASYQLSWQLQTRPTASRCELEQARVTARIGVRVPNWMDKAKASAGEQQKWDRLVAAMFDYESRHKDILLESVSQLGIRLAQLPVARDCAALQSEGWQQGQAVLASTRERFAALAQQTEQGRKLGVIWPQGS is encoded by the coding sequence ATGGGACTTTTCAGCAGAATAGGTATGGTGGCGGCCCTGATGTATGCCGCCTCGAGCGGGGCAGAACCCTCCCATTATGCCGGCATCCGGGTCGCCCCTGACATCAAGGTCGATTTCCAGTTTTATCGGGTGTCGGGGGCCGATGTCGCGACCGTGATGCGCCAGATAGCCAGGCAGGCACCGGCCCAGGCCGGCGGCCACATCGGCAAGGCCAGCTATCAGCTCTCCTGGCAGTTGCAGACCCGGCCGACGGCGTCGCGCTGCGAGCTGGAGCAGGCCAGGGTGACGGCCCGCATCGGGGTTCGGGTGCCGAACTGGATGGACAAGGCCAAGGCGTCCGCCGGCGAGCAGCAGAAATGGGATCGGCTGGTGGCGGCCATGTTTGACTACGAGAGTCGTCACAAGGACATACTGCTGGAGAGCGTCAGCCAGCTCGGCATCCGGCTGGCCCAGCTGCCGGTGGCGCGGGATTGCGCCGCCTTGCAGTCCGAAGGCTGGCAGCAGGGGCAGGCGGTGCTCGCCAGCACCCGCGAGCGCTTCGCCGCACTGGCGCAGCAGACCGAGCAGGGCCGCAAGCTGGGGGTGATCTGGCCGCAGGGGAGCTGA
- the mnmC gene encoding bifunctional tRNA (5-methylaminomethyl-2-thiouridine)(34)-methyltransferase MnmD/FAD-dependent 5-carboxymethylaminomethyl-2-thiouridine(34) oxidoreductase MnmC, whose product MTRAEENVSQTSLHHARLDWNEAGTPVSSEFGDVYFSNDNGLSETRYVFLQQNRLPARFSHHDSDNFVIGETGFGTGLNFLATMAAFLEQGSDPDRCARLHFISFEKYPLTQADLGKALAAWPELAHLSQALIAQWPLPVSGCHRLQFAEGRVRLDLWFGDIKDMLPQVPHGPQGLVDAWYLDGFSPAKNPEMWTQELFDGLARLARPRASIATFTCAGFVRRGLIEAGFAMKKTKGHGSKREMLVGDRADKQPQQTIAPWYARPAGRDGKVLIIGGGIASAMTALSLVERGRHVTLLCEDGEPATGASGNRQGALYPLLNGEHDALSRFYSLAFGYARNRLLALAERHPIAFDLCGVVQLGYDDKSVAKLGKMSQGPFPPALMRPLTPTEVESECGLPCGHGGVGYPLGGWLCPADLTRAAIKEAQASGLLRVEYGIPITAVDEQLDGWQVETQDGRHWQAPNLVVAAGHRLPALLPFAELPLYPVRGQVSHVPTTATLSRLKTVLCYDGYLTPAHDAEHCIGASYGRNQSTTDYSAEEQGQNQARLQACLPEQTWPAEVDVSAAEARVGVRCASRDHLPVAGPVVRLASLAAHYAGLQSDRQHAAPLPLHPGLFVVGALGSRGLCSAPLCGELVASEICGEPLPLAAELLEALHPARYWVRKLLKGKPLH is encoded by the coding sequence GTGACGCGAGCAGAGGAAAACGTGAGTCAAACATCCTTACATCATGCCCGATTGGACTGGAATGAAGCGGGAACTCCAGTCTCCAGTGAGTTCGGGGATGTGTACTTTTCCAATGATAACGGTCTAAGTGAAACCCGCTACGTCTTTTTACAGCAAAACCGGCTACCGGCGCGATTTTCACACCACGATAGTGACAATTTCGTGATTGGCGAAACAGGTTTCGGCACAGGCCTTAACTTTCTGGCGACAATGGCCGCCTTTCTGGAACAGGGAAGCGACCCCGATCGCTGTGCTCGCCTGCACTTTATCAGCTTCGAAAAGTACCCTCTCACCCAGGCCGACCTTGGCAAGGCGCTGGCGGCCTGGCCCGAGCTCGCTCATTTGAGTCAGGCGCTCATCGCGCAGTGGCCGCTGCCGGTATCCGGCTGCCACCGCCTGCAGTTCGCCGAGGGGCGAGTTCGGCTCGATCTCTGGTTTGGCGACATCAAAGACATGCTGCCCCAGGTGCCCCACGGTCCACAGGGGCTGGTGGATGCCTGGTATCTGGATGGTTTCTCCCCGGCCAAGAATCCCGAGATGTGGACGCAAGAGTTGTTCGACGGCCTCGCCCGCCTCGCCCGCCCCAGGGCCAGCATCGCCACCTTCACCTGCGCCGGCTTCGTGCGCCGCGGCCTCATTGAGGCTGGCTTTGCCATGAAGAAGACCAAGGGCCACGGCAGCAAGCGGGAGATGCTGGTGGGAGACAGGGCCGACAAGCAACCGCAGCAGACCATAGCGCCCTGGTATGCCCGTCCGGCAGGGCGAGACGGCAAGGTGCTGATCATCGGCGGCGGCATCGCCTCGGCCATGACAGCCCTCTCCCTGGTGGAGCGGGGCCGGCACGTCACCTTGTTGTGTGAAGATGGCGAGCCCGCCACCGGTGCCTCCGGCAATCGGCAGGGGGCGCTCTATCCCCTGCTCAATGGCGAGCACGATGCCCTCTCCCGCTTCTATTCCCTGGCGTTCGGCTATGCCCGCAACCGCCTGCTGGCACTCGCCGAGCGTCATCCCATCGCCTTTGACCTGTGCGGCGTGGTGCAGCTCGGCTATGACGACAAGTCCGTCGCCAAGCTCGGCAAGATGAGTCAGGGCCCCTTCCCGCCCGCGCTGATGCGCCCGCTGACCCCCACCGAGGTCGAGTCCGAATGCGGGTTGCCCTGCGGCCATGGCGGCGTCGGCTACCCGCTGGGAGGCTGGCTCTGCCCGGCGGACCTGACCCGCGCCGCCATCAAAGAGGCGCAGGCGAGCGGCCTGCTGCGAGTGGAATACGGTATCCCCATCACCGCTGTCGACGAGCAGCTCGACGGTTGGCAGGTCGAGACACAGGATGGTCGCCACTGGCAGGCCCCCAATCTGGTGGTCGCCGCCGGTCACCGGCTGCCGGCCTTGCTGCCCTTTGCCGAGCTGCCGCTCTATCCGGTGCGCGGCCAGGTGAGCCACGTACCGACCACGGCCACCCTGAGCCGGCTCAAGACGGTGCTCTGCTACGACGGCTATCTCACCCCAGCCCATGATGCAGAACACTGCATCGGCGCCAGCTATGGCCGCAACCAGAGCACGACCGACTACAGCGCCGAGGAGCAGGGGCAGAATCAGGCTCGGCTGCAAGCCTGCCTGCCGGAGCAGACCTGGCCTGCGGAGGTGGATGTGAGCGCGGCCGAGGCCCGGGTCGGGGTGCGCTGCGCCAGCCGGGATCACCTGCCGGTGGCAGGGCCCGTCGTCCGACTGGCGAGCCTCGCGGCGCACTATGCCGGGCTGCAGTCCGATCGGCAGCACGCGGCGCCCCTGCCGCTCCATCCCGGCCTGTTCGTGGTGGGGGCCCTGGGCTCACGGGGCCTCTGCTCGGCCCCGCTCTGCGGCGAGCTGGTCGCCAGCGAGATCTGCGGTGAGCCGCTGCCGCTGGCGGCCGAGCTGCTGGAGGCGCTGCATCCCGCCCGCTACTGGGTGCGCAAGCTGCTCAAGGGCAAACCCCTGCACTGA
- the fabB gene encoding beta-ketoacyl-ACP synthase I, whose product MRRAVITGIGVISSIGNNKEEVLASLKAGKSGITYSEQFEQYNLRSRVWGNIKLDPSELIDRKVMRFMGDAAAYAYLSMQQAIEDAGLPEDQVSNERTGIVVGSGGASGKNTSESADIAREKGVKRVGPYMVPRTMSSTTSACLATPFKIKGVNYTISSACATSAHCIGHALELIQLGKQDIVFAGGGEELDWSSTIQFDAMGALSTKYNDNPEKASRTYDADRDGFVISGGGGILVVEELEHALARGAHIYAEITGYGATSDGYDMVAPSGEGAVRCMKMAMQGVGTVDYINTHGTSTPVGDTKELEAIQTLFGSNSPKLSATKAMTGHALGAAGVHEAVYSLLMMQHGFIAPSINIETLDEKAIGLPIVRECEAAELNTVMSNSFGFGGTNASLVFSRFKA is encoded by the coding sequence ATGAGAAGAGCAGTGATCACCGGTATCGGCGTCATCTCCAGTATCGGCAACAACAAGGAAGAAGTGCTGGCCTCCCTGAAAGCAGGTAAATCCGGCATCACCTATTCCGAGCAGTTTGAACAATACAACCTGCGCAGCCGTGTCTGGGGTAACATCAAACTCGATCCGTCTGAGCTGATCGACCGTAAAGTCATGCGTTTCATGGGCGACGCCGCCGCGTATGCCTATCTCTCCATGCAGCAGGCCATCGAAGATGCCGGGCTGCCGGAGGATCAGGTCTCCAACGAGCGCACTGGCATCGTGGTCGGCTCTGGCGGTGCGTCCGGCAAGAACACGTCGGAGTCTGCGGATATTGCCCGTGAGAAAGGCGTCAAGCGGGTGGGTCCCTACATGGTGCCGCGTACCATGTCCTCCACCACCTCCGCCTGCCTGGCCACCCCGTTCAAGATCAAGGGTGTCAACTACACCATCAGCTCCGCCTGTGCCACCTCTGCTCACTGCATCGGTCACGCGCTGGAGCTGATCCAGCTCGGCAAGCAGGACATCGTCTTCGCCGGCGGCGGCGAGGAGCTGGACTGGTCCTCGACCATCCAGTTCGACGCCATGGGTGCCCTCTCTACCAAGTACAACGACAACCCGGAAAAGGCCTCCCGTACCTATGACGCGGACCGCGACGGTTTCGTCATCTCCGGTGGTGGCGGCATCTTGGTGGTCGAGGAGCTGGAACATGCTCTGGCTCGCGGCGCCCACATCTACGCCGAGATCACCGGTTACGGTGCGACCTCCGACGGCTACGACATGGTGGCTCCGAGCGGTGAAGGCGCGGTGCGTTGCATGAAGATGGCGATGCAGGGCGTCGGCACTGTGGATTACATCAACACCCACGGTACCTCCACCCCGGTCGGCGATACCAAGGAGCTGGAGGCCATTCAGACTCTGTTTGGCAGCAATTCGCCCAAGCTCTCCGCTACCAAGGCCATGACGGGTCATGCCCTCGGCGCCGCCGGTGTGCACGAGGCCGTCTACTCCCTGCTGATGATGCAACACGGCTTCATCGCCCCCAGCATCAACATCGAGACCCTGGACGAGAAGGCCATCGGCCTGCCCATCGTGCGCGAGTGCGAGGCCGCCGAGCTCAATACCGTCATGTCCAACAGCTTCGGCTTCGGCGGTACCAACGCTTCCCTGGTGTTCAGCCGATTCAAGGCTTGA
- a CDS encoding GNAT family N-acetyltransferase → MIKIRTTLADDWPAIMRIQSDCYHQLEPEPLEVMSNKAELAPACCWVAEHGGEVLGYLLCHPWRAHQPPPLSVSLSSLAGDEEFYLHDLAVSPLARGRGIGQRLLETALEFACDQGYEHAGLVAVQDAPAFWRKQGFLPAATRKSLAEYGEGAVYMRLPLTEPA, encoded by the coding sequence ATGATCAAGATCCGCACGACCCTGGCCGACGACTGGCCCGCCATCATGCGCATTCAGAGCGACTGCTATCACCAGCTGGAGCCCGAGCCCCTCGAGGTGATGAGCAACAAGGCCGAGCTGGCCCCGGCCTGTTGCTGGGTCGCCGAACATGGCGGTGAGGTGCTGGGCTACCTGCTCTGCCATCCCTGGCGCGCCCACCAGCCCCCACCTCTCTCCGTATCCCTGTCGAGCCTGGCGGGGGATGAGGAGTTCTATCTGCACGATCTGGCGGTCTCGCCCCTGGCACGGGGCCGGGGCATAGGCCAGCGCCTGCTCGAGACCGCTCTCGAGTTTGCCTGCGATCAAGGGTATGAACACGCGGGGCTGGTGGCGGTACAGGACGCACCGGCCTTCTGGCGCAAGCAGGGCTTCCTGCCGGCCGCCACCCGAAAGTCGCTGGCCGAGTATGGAGAAGGGGCCGTCTACATGCGGCTGCCGCTGACCGAGCCGGCCTGA
- a CDS encoding DUF4377 domain-containing protein, whose protein sequence is MKAPLLLCSTLLLGACQSTPTTETLYIQDQLADCVGVAPMKCMQVRSQPGASWSLFYQQIEGFTFEPGFRYQLEVRTEQLTDVPADASSVRYQLIRVVSKQPVR, encoded by the coding sequence ATGAAAGCCCCCCTGCTGCTCTGCTCCACCCTGTTGCTCGGCGCCTGCCAGAGCACCCCGACCACCGAGACCCTCTACATCCAGGATCAGCTGGCCGACTGCGTCGGTGTCGCCCCCATGAAGTGCATGCAGGTGCGCAGCCAGCCGGGCGCAAGCTGGAGCCTCTTCTACCAGCAGATCGAGGGCTTCACCTTCGAGCCGGGCTTCCGCTATCAGCTGGAAGTGCGCACCGAGCAGCTGACCGATGTCCCCGCCGATGCCTCCTCGGTGCGCTATCAGCTGATCAGGGTGGTGAGCAAGCAGCCGGTCCGCTAA
- a CDS encoding citrate synthase produces MADKIATLHLPGKEPVELPILSGTVGPDVIDVRKLGAQGYFTFDPGFMATGACKSSITYIDGDQGVLLHRGYPIAQLATQASYLEVCYILLYGEAPTKTQYAEFERLVTRHTMVHEQIAFFFRGFRRDSHPMAIMCGVVSALSAFYHDALDINNEEHREICAFRLLSKMPTLAAMCYKYSIGQPFMQPRNALSYAGNFLHMMFGVPTEEYKVNPIVERAMDRIFTLHADHEQNASTSTVRLAGSSGANPFACIAAGIASLWGPAHGGANEACLKMLEEIGSVERIPEFIAKAKDKNDPFRLMGFGHRVYKNHDPRAQVMRQTCHEVLQELQIKDPLLDVAMELERIALSDPYFIEKKLYPNVDFYSGIIMKAIGIPMSMFTVIFAISRTIGWIAHWNEMHSDPDQKIGRPRQLYTGLAQREFTPLDQR; encoded by the coding sequence ATGGCTGATAAGATAGCCACCCTACATCTGCCCGGAAAAGAGCCGGTAGAACTACCGATCCTGTCTGGAACTGTCGGACCCGATGTAATCGATGTCAGAAAACTGGGTGCTCAAGGGTACTTCACCTTCGATCCCGGCTTTATGGCCACCGGTGCTTGTAAATCATCCATTACCTATATCGACGGAGATCAGGGTGTCTTGCTGCACCGTGGTTATCCCATCGCCCAGTTGGCCACCCAGGCCAGCTACCTCGAAGTGTGCTACATCCTGCTGTACGGCGAGGCGCCCACCAAGACGCAATACGCGGAATTTGAACGCCTGGTCACCCGCCATACCATGGTGCACGAGCAGATCGCCTTCTTCTTCCGCGGCTTCCGTCGTGACTCCCACCCCATGGCGATCATGTGCGGTGTGGTCAGCGCCCTGTCCGCCTTCTATCACGATGCGCTCGATATCAACAACGAAGAGCATCGCGAGATCTGCGCCTTCCGTCTGCTCTCCAAGATGCCGACCCTTGCCGCCATGTGCTACAAGTACTCCATCGGTCAGCCGTTCATGCAGCCGCGTAACGCCCTCTCCTATGCCGGTAACTTCCTGCACATGATGTTTGGTGTGCCGACCGAAGAGTACAAGGTCAACCCCATCGTCGAGCGGGCCATGGATCGCATCTTCACCCTGCACGCGGATCACGAGCAGAACGCCTCCACCTCCACAGTGCGTCTGGCCGGCTCCTCCGGTGCCAACCCGTTTGCCTGTATCGCCGCGGGGATCGCCTCCCTGTGGGGACCTGCTCACGGCGGCGCCAACGAAGCCTGCCTCAAGATGCTCGAGGAGATCGGATCGGTGGAACGCATCCCCGAGTTCATCGCCAAGGCCAAGGACAAGAACGATCCCTTCCGTCTGATGGGCTTCGGCCACCGGGTCTACAAGAACCACGATCCCCGTGCCCAGGTCATGCGTCAGACCTGCCACGAGGTGCTGCAAGAGCTGCAGATCAAGGATCCGCTGCTGGATGTGGCCATGGAGCTGGAGCGCATCGCGCTGTCCGATCCCTACTTCATCGAGAAGAAGCTCTACCCGAACGTGGACTTCTACTCCGGCATCATCATGAAGGCCATCGGCATCCCCATGTCCATGTTCACCGTGATCTTCGCCATCTCTCGCACCATCGGCTGGATCGCCCACTGGAACGAGATGCACTCGGACCCGGATCAGAAGATCGGTCGTCCGCGTCAGCTCTATACCGGCCTGGCCCAACGGGAATTCACCCCGCTCGATCAGCGCTGA
- the sdhC gene encoding succinate dehydrogenase cytochrome b556 subunit, producing MGKAVKNKQRPVNLDLQTISFPVTAIASILHRVSGVITFVALAILLWMLGTSLSSPEGFESVVAIMDNFLVKFVLWGILTALAYHIVGGLRHLVMDMGHWEELESGNQSARVGFVITAVLAVLAGVLVW from the coding sequence GTGGGCAAAGCCGTGAAAAATAAACAGAGACCTGTAAACCTCGACCTGCAAACGATCAGCTTTCCTGTCACCGCCATCGCTTCCATCTTGCACCGTGTCTCAGGGGTCATCACCTTTGTGGCGCTCGCAATCTTGCTGTGGATGCTTGGTACTTCACTCTCCTCTCCCGAAGGATTTGAGTCGGTCGTTGCCATCATGGACAACTTCCTGGTCAAGTTCGTGTTGTGGGGGATCCTGACCGCGCTGGCTTACCACATTGTGGGTGGTCTGCGTCACCTGGTCATGGACATGGGGCATTGGGAAGAGTTGGAATCCGGTAATCAGAGTGCCCGCGTGGGCTTCGTGATCACCGCGGTTCTGGCGGTATTGGCGGGGGTGCTGGTATGGTAA
- the sdhD gene encoding succinate dehydrogenase, hydrophobic membrane anchor protein: MVTNSATFGRSGVHDYILIRATALIMTCYVLYLVGFVAINDISYEVWTGFFAKTFTKVFTLLTLLCVLIHAWIGLWQVLTDYIKPVGLRGALQFALVVVLFVYLMTGFVVLWGV; encoded by the coding sequence ATGGTAACCAATTCTGCAACTTTCGGGCGCAGCGGCGTTCATGATTACATCCTGATCCGCGCCACCGCTCTCATCATGACGTGCTACGTCCTCTACCTGGTTGGCTTTGTCGCCATCAACGACATCAGCTACGAGGTGTGGACCGGCTTCTTCGCTAAAACCTTCACCAAGGTCTTCACCCTGCTGACGCTGCTGTGCGTCCTGATCCACGCCTGGATCGGTCTGTGGCAGGTGCTGACCGACTATATCAAACCGGTAGGACTGCGCGGTGCGCTGCAATTCGCACTGGTTGTGGTGCTGTTTGTCTATCTGATGACTGGTTTCGTCGTGCTGTGGGGGGTGTAA
- the sdhA gene encoding succinate dehydrogenase flavoprotein subunit: MTIPTREFDAVVIGAGGAGMRAALQIAQSGKSCALLSKVFPTRSHTVSAQGGITVALGNAHDDNWQWHMYDTVKGSDYIGDQEAIEYMCKTGPEAVYELENMGLPFSRFDNGSVYQRPFGGQSKNFGGEQAARTAAAADRTGHALLHTLYQQNVKNKTTVFSEWYALDLVKNQDGHIVGCTAIDMESGEVVYFKAKATVLATGGAGRIYQSTTNAHINTGDGVGMALRAGVGVQDMEFWQFHPTGIAGAGVLVTEGCRGEGGYLLNKDGERFMERYAPNAKDLAGRDVVARSIMIEIREGRGCDGPWGPHIKLKLDHLGKEVLESRLPGICELSRTFAHVDPVKEPIPIIPTCHYMMGGVPTSVNGQCLSQDKDGNDVPVVGLFAVGEIACVSVHGANRLGGNSLLDLIVFGRAAGMHLVESLGQMEHGREASEADLDAALARFNRWEANRDGEDPAQIRKDLQRCMQNNFSVFREGDAMAEGLAELKLIRERLKNARLDDTSKEFNTQRIECLELDNLMETAFATAVAANFRTESRGAHSRFDFPDRDDEGWLCHSLYHPDTESMTRRAVNMSPKTREAFPPKVRTY, from the coding sequence GTGACTATTCCAACTCGTGAATTTGATGCGGTGGTGATCGGTGCCGGCGGTGCCGGTATGCGCGCCGCCCTGCAGATTGCCCAGTCCGGCAAGAGCTGCGCCCTGTTATCCAAGGTTTTCCCGACTCGTTCCCACACCGTTTCCGCCCAGGGCGGGATCACGGTTGCGCTGGGCAATGCCCATGACGACAACTGGCAGTGGCACATGTATGACACCGTCAAGGGCTCCGATTACATCGGTGACCAGGAAGCGATCGAATACATGTGCAAGACGGGCCCGGAAGCCGTCTATGAACTGGAGAACATGGGCTTGCCCTTCTCCCGTTTCGACAACGGCTCCGTGTATCAACGCCCGTTCGGCGGCCAGTCCAAGAACTTCGGTGGCGAGCAGGCGGCCCGGACCGCGGCTGCGGCCGACCGGACCGGTCACGCCCTGCTGCATACCCTGTATCAGCAGAACGTCAAGAACAAGACCACCGTCTTCTCCGAGTGGTATGCGCTGGATCTGGTGAAGAACCAGGACGGTCACATCGTCGGTTGCACCGCCATCGACATGGAGAGCGGCGAGGTCGTCTACTTCAAGGCCAAGGCCACAGTGCTCGCCACTGGCGGCGCCGGTCGCATCTACCAGTCCACCACCAACGCCCACATCAACACCGGTGACGGTGTCGGCATGGCGCTGCGGGCCGGGGTCGGCGTGCAGGACATGGAGTTCTGGCAGTTCCACCCGACCGGCATCGCCGGGGCAGGGGTGCTGGTCACCGAAGGCTGCCGTGGTGAAGGCGGCTATCTGCTCAACAAAGACGGCGAGCGTTTCATGGAGCGTTATGCCCCCAACGCCAAGGACCTGGCCGGTCGCGACGTGGTGGCTCGCTCCATCATGATCGAGATCCGTGAAGGCCGTGGCTGTGACGGCCCCTGGGGTCCGCACATCAAGCTCAAGCTGGATCACCTCGGTAAAGAGGTACTGGAATCCCGTCTGCCGGGGATCTGCGAGCTGTCGCGTACCTTCGCCCACGTGGATCCGGTCAAGGAACCCATCCCCATCATCCCGACCTGCCACTACATGATGGGCGGCGTGCCGACCAGCGTGAACGGTCAGTGCCTGAGCCAGGATAAAGATGGCAACGACGTGCCTGTGGTCGGCCTGTTCGCGGTGGGTGAAATCGCCTGCGTGTCGGTACACGGCGCCAACCGTCTGGGCGGTAATTCGCTGCTGGATCTCATCGTGTTTGGCCGCGCCGCCGGCATGCACCTGGTGGAGAGCCTGGGTCAGATGGAGCACGGCCGCGAGGCCTCCGAGGCCGATCTGGACGCCGCCCTTGCCCGTTTCAACCGTTGGGAAGCCAACCGCGACGGGGAAGACCCGGCCCAGATCCGCAAGGATCTGCAGCGCTGCATGCAGAACAACTTCTCGGTATTCCGTGAAGGGGATGCCATGGCAGAAGGGCTGGCCGAGCTGAAACTCATCCGCGAGCGGTTGAAGAATGCCCGTTTGGACGACACCTCCAAGGAGTTCAACACCCAGCGCATCGAGTGCCTGGAGCTGGACAACCTGATGGAGACGGCGTTTGCCACCGCGGTGGCGGCCAACTTCCGTACCGAGAGTCGTGGTGCCCACAGCCGCTTCGACTTCCCGGATCGCGACGATGAGGGTTGGCTGTGCCACAGCCTCTATCACCCGGACACCGAGTCCATGACTCGTCGCGCTGTCAACATGTCTCCGAAGACGCGCGAGGCATTCCCACCCAAGGTGCGGACCTATTGA
- a CDS encoding succinate dehydrogenase iron-sulfur subunit, protein MNVTFSVYRYNPDVDNVPHMKDYRLDIPEGSDMMVLDALIQLKELDPTLSFRRSCREGVCGSDGLNMNGKNGLACITPLSDLLKKGNKVVLRPLPGLPVIRDLVIDMTQFYTQWEKVKPFLINEDKLPPVREHLQSPEERAKLDGLYECILCACCSTSCPSFWWNPDKFIGPAGLLAAYRWLADSRDTAASERLGNLDDAFSVFRCHGIMNCVSVCPKGLNPTKAIGQIKSMLLNRAV, encoded by the coding sequence ATGAACGTCACATTCTCAGTCTACAGATACAATCCGGATGTTGATAACGTCCCCCACATGAAGGATTATCGTCTTGATATTCCTGAAGGTTCCGACATGATGGTGCTCGACGCACTGATCCAGCTCAAGGAGCTGGATCCCACGCTCTCCTTCCGCCGCTCCTGCCGCGAAGGGGTCTGTGGATCAGACGGTCTCAACATGAATGGCAAGAACGGTCTTGCCTGTATCACTCCGCTCTCCGATCTGCTGAAGAAGGGCAACAAGGTCGTCCTCCGTCCCTTGCCCGGCCTGCCGGTGATCCGTGACCTGGTGATCGACATGACCCAGTTCTACACCCAGTGGGAGAAGGTCAAACCCTTCCTCATCAACGAGGACAAGTTGCCGCCCGTGCGTGAGCACCTGCAATCCCCCGAAGAGCGCGCCAAGCTGGACGGTCTGTACGAGTGTATTCTCTGTGCCTGCTGCTCCACCTCTTGCCCCTCCTTCTGGTGGAACCCGGACAAGTTCATCGGCCCCGCCGGTCTGCTCGCCGCCTATCGCTGGCTGGCCGACAGCCGCGACACCGCGGCCAGTGAGCGATTGGGTAACCTGGACGACGCCTTTAGCGTGTTCCGCTGCCACGGCATCATGAACTGCGTGAGCGTCTGCCCCAAGGGCTTGAACCCGACCAAGGCCATCGGTCAGATCAAGTCGATGTTACTCAACCGGGCTGTTTAG